One genomic segment of Bacteroidales bacterium includes these proteins:
- a CDS encoding ThuA domain-containing protein — protein MFRKALKIVLLAGIVISSSCKEKSIRLAMISGMNEKLDTALYAPLLESLENITWKVYNNRESQELFKPENTDKYDVILFYDICLEEFPEASRQNLIKAVSGGKPVFILHDGLLTYNTWPEFAKIAGIKYFMSHQDVDGVEYGVSKYKHDVDIPVKVVDKKHFITQGIDESFLLHDEIYGKMWSSPEIHPLLVTDHPDSDPVIMYTHQYGKGKIVGIVPGHGPGIFRDKNFRIAFQRAILWLGR, from the coding sequence ATGTTTAGGAAAGCTTTAAAAATAGTATTATTGGCAGGTATTGTGATCTCTTCTTCCTGTAAAGAAAAATCTATACGTTTAGCCATGATTTCGGGAATGAACGAAAAGCTGGATACTGCACTTTACGCTCCATTGTTGGAAAGTCTTGAAAATATTACATGGAAGGTATACAATAACCGGGAGTCACAGGAATTGTTCAAACCGGAAAATACGGATAAATATGATGTCATCCTGTTTTATGATATTTGCCTGGAAGAATTCCCGGAAGCAAGCAGGCAAAACCTGATAAAGGCAGTGAGCGGGGGAAAGCCTGTTTTTATCCTGCATGATGGTTTGCTGACCTATAATACATGGCCTGAATTTGCTAAAATAGCCGGTATAAAATATTTCATGAGTCATCAGGATGTGGATGGAGTGGAATATGGCGTGTCAAAATACAAACACGATGTGGATATTCCTGTGAAAGTGGTAGATAAAAAGCATTTTATCACCCAGGGAATAGATGAAAGTTTTCTTCTTCACGACGAAATATACGGAAAAATGTGGAGTTCCCCGGAAATACACCCTTTACTGGTCACCGATCATCCGGACAGCGATCCGGTGATCATGTATACACATCAGTACGGCAAGGGTAAGATAGTCGGCATCGTACCCGGCCATGGTCCAGGGATCTTCAGGGATAAAAATTTCCGGATAGCTTTTCAGCGGGCGATATTATGGCTGGGAAGATAA